The nucleotide window CCCATGCAGACCAACAGACCCTTCCGTGTGGTTCCCGTGCAGGCAGCGAGATGCTTTCCCGGGGACCACATGCGCTGCAGTCTCCATGGCAACAGCTTTGTTTCCagtcaaacttttttttttttccccttttctcctttttttaaataagggcAATATTCAGTGAActgctggggatggaggagggagggcgggcTGATTCCCAAGGATTGCAGTAATTAGGCGCTTCGTACGTTGGCGACAGGCTTGTCATTTGCCAAGCCGGTACTTCGCCGCAGCGCTGTCTCTGGCAGCTCTCCAGCGCTCCTGAGTTAAGCTGCTTTCCAAATGCTTTGACCCCATTTGTCTTAACTGGTAGCCAGGTCTGAGCTGTGCTCACGCAGGAGCCTTCCTCCTGCCTCGGGGGACTCGCATCCATCCCCAAGCAGAGATGTCTGATGAGTTTTGGGAAAGTCGCAAACATGAGACTTTGTCAGTTCAGAGCAAGCGGGGAGGGACCAGAGAGAAATTAAGGTATAGTGGCCAGGTGTCTCCAGGAAGAGCTGAAGAGGGGCTCTTTCAGAGCCCTCTTATCCATATCCAGGTGCTCTGGGGGATCAGGACAGACAGAATCCCCACCCTGGCTGAAGGGGAACTCTGCCTTCCTGCTCTCCGACAATAcatctttccctctcctcccatgCAGCCTCCCATTTTCCACTCCTCCCTACCCCACTGGGCATCACAGCAGCATTCATCTCCCCCTGGGGATGCCTGGACAAGCTCTAATTGAATTTTTAAGAAGTGGCTGCGAGAGAGGTGTCAATGTCTCAAATACCCATTCAGATTTCGCAGGGGAAGAACTCGGCAGCATCCCGAGAGCCCCTCTGCCATCCCAAACCGAGCCCAGCGCCTGCTTCTCACGGTCCCTGTGAGCGCATGGGGCCGGGTGATCCTTTGACTCCCCCAGCCGTGTCCTACAAGCTGTTATTGAGGAGTCCAAATCATCCCTGATGTCTCCGAGTGACTGTTTAAAGTAGCGATTAACTATTCACACTTTAATCTCCCCGAAACAGGCTCCAGCCCTTTGGCATCTTatttccatctctctctgtATCCTTCTAAATATGATTAGCGCAGAAACGCTGATAGCGGAGgttggagctgctgctgagtaTATAAATCCAGGCATTGTGTTAAGGCAGCTAATAGACCAGCTTCTTATTTACTATCCCTTGGTCCCTCTGTCCTGTCCCTGAAGTCATTTTATGCAAACTCATTCAAATGAAACCTTCTCTTTAAAGGCTGCTGCTTGGCAGTGTTAACAAACATGGTCTTGTCCGCTCTTCTCCGAGCACTGGCTCATCTTAAGTGTATAAATGGTGCGAAGATGGGCCCAGAGTGCCAAATAGGACTAACCAGAGGCAGCCTTGGGCACTGAGGGGTGCTGCTGGAGTTTAGGAAATGCCTTCTCCTCTCTGTCTGGATGGAGCAGAAGCTCACATCTGGATTTCTGATCCTAACTCGGAGAGATGTCACCTCcacctggggcagggaggatgcTCTGCCCTCAGCGAGGGCGttcagctgggaaagaaagggCTTCTTCCCAAGGGGCAGAAAGCAGGCAGACTCCAGGGCTGTCCCTGTGCCTGTCCAGCCCTGGGACAGCCGCGGTGCTGTGAAAGGCTGTGGAAGTCCCTTTGCAAAGGGCTTTGTGAGGGAAGGGGCACCCCGCTGACCCCGTCCCGCGTGGAGGCAAAAGCAAAAGGTGCCCAAGGTCACCAGGGAGCGTTGGTGCTGAGCTGGAAATAGCACGGCAGGGGCACGGGTGCCTTCAACTACAGCTtcagcctccctccctgcctgggagGGCGCGACATTTATGCAGAATTTGGCCCTGCTTTGCAGTACCCACCCAAGGGGTGGTTTTGAGCACCCACATGCATGCTTTCCTGCATCAGGGACTCCAGCAGTCGGGGCAGGGGCGTCTGCTCTGCGGGGGCACTGCGACTGGACCGGCTGCCACCTCGGGGGGAGTTTCTAACCTGGCCTGACCTGGTCCTTTGAGCACCTCAGGGCAGGAACAGGTATATTTTTAggtgctgtccctgctgcctaCCTTTGTTGGGAAGGCAACGCTAAATCAGatgagcagcagagccaggagatgTTACAGCCCCAGCAAGCTGCTGATTAAGTGTTATATTTAACACTTTAAGACAGTATCCATTCCCTTCCAGCTGGGGCGAAGAAAGactcctcagcagcagctccttgccATTTTCCTGGCTGAGCCTCATGTGAGACCCcaagccctgctccctgccagtcCCTGACCTTTCTTGTCCCAAATACCTCCTCCCCAAATACCCGTGTCCCAGATatgccagcccctgcccagtCGTGACCCCCTGCCCGAGGGACTTGGCTTGCCCTCCCATCAGCAAGGCATGGGTGCTGCCCGCCCTGCAGGCACCAGTCGAAGTTTTGGCGGATGTGTATCTCCTGCATCCCGGGAGCAGGGAAATAAAGGGGAATCATGAATGAACACGTGGATTTTGCTCCAGATGAGTGTgatctccctcctgctgcagagatgGAGCCTGCAGGGTTTCATCCCTGGCTGGGGGGCAGGCTCCGAGCAAGGGGTGTGCAAAGAGATTTCAGTCCCACTCCCCTGCAGAGGACATTGCTCCCTAGAGCttttggggggtgtggggggggtaTGCACatctgcagcagccaggagctTAAATCCCTCTGTGGATCCCTCCTGGCCCCCTGGAAAACtgccaccagctcctgcaggagggTCCTGTCCCCCAAAAGGACGTTGTGAGCTGGCTGTTGGGGTGTGAGGGCCAAAAGTACTGGGGATTCAGAAAGGAATTGGTCACATTTGCACTCCCCGGCACCACCAGCCTTACAAATTATGAGGCAAACAGCAAGAGTATCACTGAGGGCTTGCCCTAAGCAGCCAAGCACTTCTGCCTGCACTTCTGCCTGCCCACGgcggctgcagccagcagagtGTTTGTGCTCTTGTCCCCGGTTCACGAGGGACCTTGCTCATCAGCAACAGGATAAAACGAAAGAGCCGGGAAGCCAAACCGCATAAAAATGTGCACTCTTTGGGCTATCATTGTACAGATTTGTTGCAGAGACTGTGGTGGttgtgctaggtgctgtacaaGGGAGCCAGACTGCTGAGCTGTGTTTCCCAGGAGTTTGTGGATTCGCTGGTGTCTGATAAGGGGTTAAGCTCATATGGCAGCTTTTCATTCACAATGCACTAGCGGGTTGTTATCCTGTGCTCAGGTAATCTGTTGCCatgaaacttttcattttggagACCTCTAATCCAAACTCAGTTGAAACTGGCCAATGGATTTTACAATCGTTCGGCAGCACAGAATTACGCACATAcacatttatacacacacatacacacacgcacaagCCTCATTTCTTTAGGAAGGGAGGTAAACCCAAGGATTTTCTCTGGGAAGCTGATCAACGTACAGCTCAGTTTGGAGAACCCAGCACATCAGATAAACTAACACTCTTGTAAATGTGAAAGGGTCAAGGCTTGGTCTAAAACCCACCCAAATCAAATGAGATACGCCAGCCAGCATCCCCAGGCTTTGCACCAGGCTCTTTTTGACCACATGCACACAACGCGTGATGTCCACACTCACCTATAAAGTCGTGAATGAGGTCCTTGATGAGATGCCCGACAATGGCGTATgccactgccaccaccaccagggCTGCCATGAGAAGGTAGAGGACGgccttgggcagaggaatggcGTCTCGAGGAGGGGGTTTGTATTCCTTGTATAGCTGGTCATTGTCTGAGTACGAGTACTGGAACAAGTGGTCCAGGCCAGCTGTGAAGTTGCTGGAGTTCATGGACTGGCTGTTGGACAGGTAGTTGTCCTGCTCGGGGTCCTGGAGGACACTTACCACCGAGCTGGTGGTGGCTTCCACTTGCTGTACCAAGTTCAGAGTCTTGTTAACACTGGGGAGGATCTGGGAGAGGAAAGTGCTCCAATCTTTGATGGCACTGATGTTGCAAATAATCATAATTGCAATGAGGAAAGAGATCTCCAAGCCCAAGAGATTtaaaggggagggaaagaggcaaAAATTGCCGTGCTTACACCAAACCATGTACTGCGAAGTGGGCAGAGATGGTCTTGCTGGGGTAggtttctcatttaaaaattcttacatGATCCAGTAGGGATGCATCTGTGCTACGTCCGTCCTCACTCCTGGAAATGCCCGCAGCAAACCCCTACGGGCATTAAGTTCCTTGGGAAAAAGTAGGTGCTGGAATGATTTTGACCAATACCATTTTTGTTCCTCAGCTCTCTCTCCCTGATGCTACACACTGATGAAAGCTGGAGAGACAGGATCCTGTAGGTATTCTCAgtcatctggaaaagaaagataaattgcCTTTCTCCAGCTTCTTTTCACAGGTGATGGTCCTTGGAGAGACAGAAATTCCCCCTTTGCCGTCCCCCGGACTCGGTCTGGGTAACAGCAGGCGCAAGGTGTGCGGTGCCGTGCCGTGACTCTCCCCGTAACGCTGCCCGAAGCGTCCGCAGAGGAGAAATGTCTATTCAAAACCCACAAAGTTCAGCTGCTCCCGGTGTGCAACGGAACCGGCGGCACGCAGCTCCCGGCCGTGCCAGCCTGGCTTTCAGCAACTTCTTTTGCTGGCATTTCCCAATcgattcctttaaaaacaaaatcatagtCAGAGACGACGACCACGACAGCAGTGAGCCCAGCGCCTGGTCTCTGAAGATCAGCCGAGACAAGCAGCGGCCGCTCTCGGGTTTTACCTTAAGGACTTTTGCAAGGGAACAGATCTGCTCGCCTGATGCTCCAGCTTGTTTTATTCAGCGCTCAGCTCCCTACGGACCTCCCTGCAAACAGCAACTGATCCAGTGCCGCTGCCTGTCGTCTGCGGGGTGCGTGTGCATGCGTGAGTGTGTGTGTACAGCCCTCCCCgtcctcttcccctcctgtcCCTTCACCCTACAGCCCCGCTCGCTCTTCCCAGCCGCCCCGGCTGCCAGCAATGAGGAGGATTAGCGGCCGAGAGGTTGGCTCCACAACTCCCAAGCGTGCTGTGAAGCCGGCGATGCGTGGCAGGAGCGTAGGCTCAGCCTCCACCGCTGCTCCCTGGGGAGTTAATCCTTCCGATGCCAAAAGACGTGCCTTGAGCCGGCTGCTGGATCTTCCCGGAGAGGTTGAGGGGAAGGTGGGGAGCAGCCGGAGCGTGCGTGTGGGTGTGCGTGGGTACACGCGTGTGCACAGGGGCACAGCCGGCGTGTCCCAGCGGTAGCCCGGGCTCAGGCAGCGCTGAGGACGGGTCTGGTGTCCCCTCGGAGGCgacccccagctccagcccgcCTGCCAGCGCTGAGCACAGCCTTTGTCTGGGAGCTGCGCCGTCGGCAGAGAGAAATCAAATCGCGGGCGCTGCTGGGAGGAGAACGAACATCATCAATCCCACCGCTGGCATCCCAGGGGAGCGatgctccccacagccctgctcccctccccagcctccgGCCAGCGAAGTTTTGGCATCAGTGGGATGCCTGATTTGCAGAAAGCCTGGAGGAtttggggctgagctgcctcaCCATCTCCCCTCCCTGGCTAGCTGTCTGTGTAAACTGGTAAGAGCCAGCCTGTCCCTGGTCACCTTGATGATGGTTTTAAACTTCCCTACAAACACATCTCCTCAGCCGCCTTGGCAATGGGATTTCACTGGGGTGCTGGCTTGGTTTGAAGGCACTGGGACTTAtttaaagaggaggaagaggaaatctTAGAGAGGGGGAAATTGTCTTTCTATATTTGGAGgtgaaaataaatcacagctcCATTTTTCAcatctacttttttttgtgCAGCGTCCCCATGTAAGAAATAGCTGTCACGAGGGCAAGGAAATCACTACATTAGGCCTGAATGCAGTCAAATGGAGCTTATGAGAAATAATAGCAAAAGACtaacttttttttggtgtgtgttacCAGCCAGCAGCAATCCTGCAAGCTGCCTGGGGCTTGGAAGGGTATATAATAAAATGGGAACATCTCTCCCttacaaaaaaatcaccaaGGCTCAGGTAGGCGATAGACTGTACAGCCcaggagcaaagaaaatgtggaggaaaaagcttttctgccCCCCTTGGAGTGTGCATGGTCCAGGTCACAGTGACTTCTGTCCCCCAGGATGATTTTACAGCATCCTAAGATTTCTTCTCACAAGCAACAGAGCTGTGACTAGTTACAGAAACACATCTGGACAGCTGCATGGAGACATATCCTGCAATGGGACATGTCCTGatgtccccctgccccagcatcATGATGCCTGGGGTTGGacctgctcctctgcctccgGAGCATGAAGCTGTGGGGATGCTTTGAGGGCCAGGGTAGGAGTCAGGAGCTAAGGGCAAACAGCTCCTCTCTCAGACTCTGAGTCCTGCCACGCCAGATTTTATCCTTCCAGGAGGGAAAATGTggcaagattatttttttgtaagaacTTTTCAATGCAATGTGAGTTTTGGGCTCTATGCAGGGGTGCCACAGTGAAGTCTGGCTTTGCCCCGCTCCAGAGGCATGTCCTTTGGCCGGGGTCCCCAAGAGGAGAGGACAACCCCTGGGACATGCCCACCGGTCCCTGGGGACTGAAGCTGCTCTGAAGCTGTATTTTCACCACAGCTGTTTGGTGTTAGCAGTTGCCATGGCACCAGTGTATCAACcggagggaaagggagagcgTCTGGTCCAGGCTGAGGCAACCCTGTGGCTGGCTCTGGGTGCGACCATCCCGGGTGGGCTCCCACCATGCTGTGCCCCTTTATTCCCAGGAGGAGATGGAGCCAAGTGATTTGGGGCAAAGTATTTGCACAGGTGTGTGTGCGTGGGGAGATTAATCAGAGGAACTGAGGGCAAAAAGGGATGCTGTGGCTCTGGAGGTCTTAAGGTCCTCATCACCTTCAAATGCTTTAATCAGACCTGGGTTAGAGTCCCCAGGGAGTTGGGTCAGGGTCTCTGCTCCACGGCATATGGGTCAAAACACCCCAAACAGAGGAATTCATAGGTAGTGAGGACCAGCCAAATGAACAGCTGAACAGGGTTGCAGGTGGGAGACTGCTTCCCCACCTATACAACCAGGGTGACAACAGCCCTCTCCTTCCTGCCGTACCATCAGccaactgtttttttctcatttaaaaacaaaggcagaatgTACTGAGACCTGGCTGACACTTTCCCTTCCCCACTTCTTCACAAGTGCCAGCCAAAGGAGCCGCAGTGCTCGGCCGTTTCTGAGCCCATGCACCCTGCCCAGCTGGGGCTGTCAGGGATTCACTGCTTTTGGGCACCCTTGAAAGCTGGGACCCCCAGAGACCTGCTCACAGAGCCTAACCAGACTGCCTGGTGGCTTGGTAGCATGGATGCTGGTGGTCCCCGTCCTGCTCCCCGCAGCCAGGGCCTTGTGgcacagctggcacagctggcacagctccGTCTCCCACGCCTCACGCCTGGCTCTCTGGGAAAGGCATGGCTGTGAATCAGCACGTCGGAGGATGAAGCAAGCCATCAGTTGGCGGCTCTCTGCTTGCCTGGGGACAGCTGGTGACAGCAGCCCAGACCTCGCTCCAGCGGGACGGAGGGCAGCCCTCCTCCGTTTCCTAGACCTCCACTGAACACTTCTGGGAAGAGGCTGGAAAAGCACTTGGGGGAGCTCTGAGGTCTGCTGCAGGCGCTGAATTCATTAAAGGGGCTTAGGGTaataccaaaaaaccccacaaaccctCCACCTTTTACATTTCCCTGCAGTGAAAGTAAAGTTGgcctctttcattttcattaacatcCATATCAATTCAAAGTCACTAAATAAATGCTTAATTGTTCATTATACACTCTCTGCATCTCTCATCTGAAAGGGAGGCTTTATTTCCACGATTACAGTTTCCATCCCATTACAGAGGGAGAGAGCACGGACAAATAGAGAAGTGTGGATTTTAATAACCTTATATTTCAAACtctctgttattaaaaaaaagtttgcatttgCTGTGATGGGGGAAGATTAAAAGGATTGTCATGGGTTTGACTTAGAGAACATTGCTAATGATTTCAATAAatcaatataaataaaaaatcacaATCTTCACAATTCCACCCAAGTGCCATTTGGAGGAGGGGTTGATTATGGGagcaaaatgaatttcagaatTAGCTGCTTGTCCTAATGCAATTGGACAAATTAAATTTAGGGGTACACACATATCCAATGACACACATATCTCATGCAGAAGAGCGGTGTTTTGGCCCCTGGGAACAAGAACAAATAATGTTTTAGTGGGTCAAGAAAGATCTTGTCCCTCATGATGGATGTTGAGTGTTTGTTTCAGCTACTTCcctagtatttttattttatggctTACTCTCTATGTAACTACAATCAAAGCActactgttttatttccataCAGGCAGGACCAAACTGACTACTGGGATGTGCCTTTGCTAATGCTGGTGTCCATGCAGAGCTGAAAAACCGCTCTGACACATTGTAAGCGATGCCCTGAGCAGACAGTCTGGTTTCTTATCTGTGACTGGGACAAGATCCCAGGATTTCTACAGAAGGTGAAGCCTGAGGTTGTCCTACAGCCTGGGTGCTACGCTGTGGCTGGAGATTTGACCCCGTTCCCAGCTCCAGTGCTGGCTGTGTGGCCTCCTTTGTGACACACAAGGGATATGGAGGCAACAGGCTGTGGATGTGGCAACAACTGTCAGGTGCAAACTGAGCTGTAGGGGTGGAAAGCAGTGTAGGAGTTCATCACTGTGAAGCGTGTCATGGCATAGGAAGGCTTTGTGTCTCGCCCTGGCCACGAGCTATCCAGAAGTTGGCCGAGAATATAATCAGGAggtgcagctccagcagcaatACGTCCATCTGTACTTTTGAGTGAGACATTTGTCTGCCTAAGGCTAATTTTTCAGTcttaaggtttttttgtgtgtctcttCTGCGCTGGCTGCCAACACCATACCCTGATCCCCACCAAAGATGCCACTGCACCTCTTCAGCAGAATAAGAAGCACAAAGATTTATGCCCTCATTTGGCACAAGATAAAATGGTCTTCACAGGACTTCTTCAAACCATTCAAATTTTAGCTATGCAGGGTGACATCCACATTCATATCCACGTGCTAGCTCGTGAGAGCTGCGCAGCTCGTGTCCCAGTCTCTGCAGCCTTCCCACGGATGAGGCATGCTGACCTTCACTCATCCCTGGATGGGTCAGAtgctcttccctgcctcctgcaTGGCTGTGCATGGCTGCTGCACTACACCCCAGAGCAGTGACTTCATTTCCAAGCGAATTCCAGACCTGTTCCAAAGTTTTGTCAGCAACCTTCCTGCACGTCAAGAAGTTGTGAAATATAAGCTTATCCTGGATTTCCATTCCTGGCATTCCTCTTGCCCAGTgatttctgcttgaaaaaaacaaacaaacaaggaacagcagcagtttttagCAGATGAATCAGAGCGAGCTATCtttatgtatctatatataaaaacaccttttaaaaaaaatgtttttttgatgCTGTATTATTCATGCTCCCAAAGCCGAAGAAGTCCAgattataataataaatgacaTCATGAACATGCCATATTAAGTGCAATGCCTAGGAAGACTCTTCCCTATCTGTTGTCTCTGGTAAACAAAGTGGGGTTTTAACTCTGCATGTGGCACCATCTCTTGGGCAGCTTGGCTTATTCAATGGATTTGAGGGGCTGAAGGCATGCACAAAAATATCCAGCATGAAAAGCTTGCTTTgtgaaagaaagggaagcaTCTCCCAAGTAAACAAACCCAGGCCAACAGGACTAATTGCAGTGGAGGTGAGATGGGAAAAGTAAATTACATGTTCTGTTTGCATCCCTAGAAAGCACTTCTTGGCCACAGAACAGgtaaaaatagctgaaaattattttcaggggTTATCTATGGGTAAATCTTATACATATGggcaaagcagaacaggaaGACTTTATCCCAACAGGCAGAAAAGTATTGTTTTTTCCATGTCCCCCTCCAATCATAGCTTCACTATCCTGAAATCCAGTGGGAAGGTTGGCATCCAACACCTCCCAATGCCTCTCAAAGGGATCTGGAGGGAGAAGCTGGCAGTCTCTACATTTTCTATCTTCTCTGCCACCTAAGCTGGATATGTggagctaaaataaaaaagtcaccAGTCACCATTGTTTCTTTTGagcaaaatgcagaagaaactgCATGGGTGCAAACCCTGTCTGAGTCTTCAGAGAGTTTGAAAGGGCAGGACTGAGGGGGTCTGTCCACCTGCTAATGCCCGGGGTCCAGGAGGAAACTTTAAATGTCAACAACAGTAGAGGTAAGGTAGAGATGAAGGAATTGAGCAAGGCAAATAGGAAAACTTACCTGATTGCCTAAAATCTTGCCCCATCGCAGCTAGAGGTACAGAAATAGAGACCTCCCCAAAAGCTCTTTCTCATTGCCCTACAGACACATGCATAAGAGTGTGTAGCTTTGCTGTCTGTCCCTCGCAAAGTCTTTGCGCCAGTGTTTTCTCCTCCCAGAGCAGGACCTGCTTCTAACATGGGACCTGTAAAGTCATGCTGGTATTTCAGGCGTGGAAGAAGAGCTGAGTAGGGTTGAGCATGTGAAATGCAGGTTGAGCGTGTGAAATGCAGCTGGGTTGCCAGGCAGGTTACAAATACACTCTGTGACTCCTGATTAATCTGCCACCGCATCCAAGAGGTGATGCAATGTTCTCTCCTGCATTGCAGATTGTGCTCCAGCCGTGCCCTTTCCCCACCACCTTTCACAACCCTTACCTGCTGTTTCCCAGGCACTCATTCAGCTTGGCATCACACAGTGCGTTGCATGCCTGATCCATACCTTGTTGCCTGCTTGGGTTGTAACTGTGTCTGCAGACTGCTCCCATACTCACAGGTGGGAAACCAACCCCTGGGGTCATGTTCTGGCAGTCTCTGCCACACCAGGCACGCTCACATTAAAGGAGCTGATGGTAGAGCGGGGCTGTAACATTGGCCTGTGTTTGTCTTCTACGGGGCACCAGCAGATACAGTGTCCTGAATGAAAGTGGGTAACACTTCCCTTCCCATGCTCCAAAGCAATGTGTGCAAATGGTGGATCATGGGTAAGAACATGAAGCTGCTATAGGTATGTGGGTGCTGGAACGGAGGAAAGATGTGGGCACAGCCCTTCTGGACTGAAGGCTGAAATTGGATGATAGCACCTCATTTCCCTATTCAGGTCAGACAAGATCAGTCAACTCCTCGTGAACTGCAGGAGCCCCTAGACTGAGTGACAGGAGCATGAAGAAGCTCCAGTCTGGACTGAGCTCTGCTGCATCTCAGCAGGGACATCGCCTCGAGCACCCTCTGGTGCTCCAGCTCTAGCGGCAACGCTTCTCTTGTCAGCAGCAGACAGTTGTGATTGGTAGTGGCAGCAAAACGCTTGATTACTTTGGGATAGGATAAACTCAGGAGAAGAAccagcaaaagtaaaaaatatgtatttaacaAGTATGGAAACCGCTTTTAACCCACCTGCAACCGGAGGTGTGACTGCACCCCttccatctttttattttgtgatgaaAGCGCTGCATGTTGTATTTTCCAATCTGCCTGCCTGATACTACCAAAGAGTAATTTAGCCAGGGAAATGTTCCCTTCTAGGAGTTGAAACCCCAGGAGTAGGCTGAATTAAGACTAAAGGTGACATTCATAATGAGCAGGGCATGATTTTGTTGCGTAGGTTGTTAACCACACAGAGACATAGTCCTTTGACTCAAGCACTTTACTATTATGCAGGTATTAAATGTCCACTAATGTTACATCAAATAGTCCACAACTTACCAAAGCTCTTGGCTTTCAAAATGTTGATTGCATTGCATGTTCTTCTGGCTGAACCTGCTGTTCCACAGATGAAGGAGGTCTCTTATCAGTGAGGAGCTATGCAGTGAGTTCTTGTCCTTCAGTGTTGGGTTACAGCTTTTTCTAGTTAATCTAACTCAAGTCTTCTTCACTGCAATTGGAGTCCACATCTTGCTCTGTCCCATCAAGCAGAGAGAGCTTTctatttccttcttccctggAGCACTCTTTGATGTTTTTGATGGACAGAGTGATCTATAGATTAGTGTAAAAATGACCTtacatgctttatttcttttgtcagagagaagagaaaaaactaaGCCACATCCACTAAGTCCATGCACGTTTAGACAATTCAGGAAGAATAGGtgagagagagagcagcagcccCTCTGTTCATGGTGGTGCTGA belongs to Aquila chrysaetos chrysaetos chromosome 12, bAquChr1.4, whole genome shotgun sequence and includes:
- the LOC115349139 gene encoding uncharacterized protein LOC115349139, with protein sequence MVWCKHGNFCLFPSPLNLLGLEISFLIAIMIICNISAIKDWSTFLSQILPSVNKTLNLVQQVEATTSSVVSVLQDPEQDNYLSNSQSMNSSNFTAGLDHLFQYSYSDNDQLYKEYKPPPRDAIPLPKAVLYLLMAALVVVAVAYAIVGHLIKDLIHDFIDWIFGPGPDDNSNKSDVNCISNSVNEMSEMPEAPRHRDRQPQDVVIAIGETSHLPQQT